The window TGGTTTATCTGGTGATGTATATGAGAGCTCAGTACCGATGCCAGAGCGTCGTGAGTATGTGATCGTGCGAATGAAAATTTTTGGAGATCATGTGCAGTTAAGTCATTTAGAGACTTACTTAAAGGATAACTTGCGTGCCCGTATCAAATCGATGGGCATTACCGGTGTTAACTATGTGGAGCTAGATTTCTATTCAACGGCTACTCAATATTCTCCACTGCCGTATTCATGGGATCCGAAGTATCCAGTAGTGCCATCTATGCCGAATCAGGCAGATGAAATTATCTCTGGAATTCAGAAGCTCATCACTGGGTTGAATGGTCTAGATATAGATGGGACTCAAAAGAAATTTGATGCGCTACTGGGTAATCTTAATCAGTTGATGGCAGGTGATAGTAAAGATAGTGCCGGCTTAATCAATTCTGTAAAAGACCTGAATGTATTGCTAGATCGGATTGCAAAGTCAACTGACAAAGATCAACTCAATATCTTGATGCGTGAATTGGTTGCAACGATGGTTTCTCTTCGCCAGACCGTGACCAGCGTCCAGGGCGATACAACAGCCACCCTAGAAAACCTGCGCCAGGCCAGTGAGCAGCTAAATGAATTTACCCGTGTAGCTAGCCAATCTCCATCTACTTTAATTTGGGGTGAGCCACCCGCACGTATTACGCCCCCAATGAATGGAGCTCAAAAATGAGAATCCAGACCATGAAAAACTTTACTAAGTTCGCTACTATCTGCTTGATCATGACTGCCTTAAGTGCATGTTCTTTGCCGAAGAGACCTGCACTGGATACGGCTAGTTGGATGGTCGCCCCAGAGCGAACTGGAACTCCCTATAAGCCACGTACGGATCTTTGGCTGAAGATGGGCCCAGTGACAACAGCCTCACCATTTGACGGTAAATCCCTGGTCTATCGCTTAGGTGATCAACGCTACGAAAAAGATTTTTACAATATCTATTCTGCATTGCCAAATGAAATGATTGGTAGCGCTACTCGTCAGTGGCTCAATAGTGCTCAAGTCTTTTCGATGACGGTAGGACAGGGAAATAGCTTCTTCCCCTATTACATTTTGCAGACTTCTGTAGAAGAGTTTTATGGCGACTATCGTGTTCGTCCTGAAGCGGTTGTCACAGTAGAATTTTTCCTGACAGCCACTGATCCCAAAAAGTTGAACCCGGTGATTGGTAAGAATCGTTATACCAAGAGAGTTGCTCTTAAGGACAACACCCCTCAAGCATTGGTGTTAGGTCAACAAGAAGCCTTGGCACAAATTCTGAAGGAGTATGAGGTTGCGCTTTATCAATACGCAGGTAATTTACCTAAACCTCTAGGGCAGTAGTTATTTGCAGTAGTTATGCGTAGTAGTTACTCGCATTAGTTGTTCTTTGTGGGCATTCTAAAATTACAGTACATATAAAAAGATGGAGAAGACATGGATTTAGGACTCAAGGGCAAAGTAGCTTTAGTGATGGCATCAAGCCGAGGTTTAGGTCAGGCAATGGCCGTATCTTTGGCGCGTGAGGGTGTGAAGGTAGCGGTAACTGGGCGCAATGCTGAGGGCCTTAAAAAATCAGTAGAGTTGATAGAGGCGGCTGGTGGTAAGGCATTGGCTTTAAGTTGGGATTTGACAGATAGCTCGGTGATTGATGCTCTGGTTACTAAAGTGGAGCAAGAGTTGGGTCCAATTGATATCTTGATTAATAACACCGGTGGTCCTGCGCCAACGCCTGCAGCGGGGCAAGACCCAGCTCTCTGGCAAAAGAGTTTTAATGACATGGTGCTCTCTCTGATTAGTATTACCGATCGAGTTCTGCCAGGGATGCGTCAACGCCAGTGGGGCCGCATCATTACCAGTACTACCTCCGGCGCTATCGCCCCAATCAAGAATTTAGCTATTTCCAATACTTTGCGTGCAGCTCTTCTTGCCTGGTCAAAAACATTAGCTGCAGAAGTGGCTGCTGATGGTATTACTGTCAATGTCATCATGCCAGGCCGTGTAGCAACTGACCGCTTGCGCCAACTTGATGAGGCACGTGCTCAACGTGAAAACGTCAGCTATGACTCCGTTGTACAGGCCAGCTTGAAGCAAATCCCGATGGGCCGTTATGGCGACCCCCAAGAGTACGGTGATACAGCCGCATTTTTAGCTTCTCGTAATGCCTCCTACATCACGGGTTCAGTGATCCGGGTTGATGGTGGTCAGATTCAGGCAATTTAAGCGCAGTGTTAGCCAGTTTTTTTCAGGGCATTAGACGGGATTTTCGGTCGAGTGAATTGGTAGCGCTGCTGTTTGCGCTTACCCTGTCGGTAGCGGCGCTATCGAGCGTGAGTTTTTTAGCTGACCGTATGCAGCGCGCTTTTTCGTTAGACGCTCGCCAGCTACTTGCGGCAGATTTACTCTTAGTGGCTGATCAGCTTTTACCTGAGCGTTTTATTCAGGAGGCGAAGGAGCGACAACTGAGCTTCGCCCAAACGGTTGTCTTTCCAAGCATGGCCACGGTAGGCTCGCAAAGTAAGCTTGCCTCGCTCAAGGCGGTGAGCAGCGCCTATCCCTTACGCGGATCCCTAAAGGTTTCCTCTGCTTTGTCAGATTTAACTCCGTCCACAGGTTCTGTATGGGTTGATCCCGCAATGCTGAATGCGCTGCGCGCTACAGTGGGCGATCAGGTGCTCTTGGGTGATAAGACATTTGTAATCAGCGGTGTCCTTGAGCGTGAGTTAGATCGTGGCGCTGGATTTATGAACTTCGCTCCACGCGTCATGATGTCGCTTGATGATTTGTCCTCTACAGGGCTCATTGGCCTAGGCAGTCGCGTCACCTATCGCTTGCTGCTAGCGGGTGATGATCGTGCTATCTCTGGCTATGAGAAATGGGCTATGCAGCAGATCCGTTCTGATGGTGTGCGCGGATTGCGTATAGAGACCTTAGAAAATGCCCAGCCTACGATGCGCAAAACATTGGATCGGGCGGAGCGATTCTTGTCCTTAGTTGCTTTATTAACGGCAATGGTTGCTGCTGTGGCGATTGCTTTGTCGGCACGTCGTTATGTGCTTAAGCAAGCAGATGTTTGTGCCGTCATGAAATG is drawn from Polynucleobacter arcticus and contains these coding sequences:
- a CDS encoding MlaD family protein translates to MSNNSNPNYFRLGIFVLAAIGTLLAVVLIFGSGQFFKKSFMIETYLKQSVTGLDAGAAVRFRGVKIGQVTSIGLSGDVYESSVPMPERREYVIVRMKIFGDHVQLSHLETYLKDNLRARIKSMGITGVNYVELDFYSTATQYSPLPYSWDPKYPVVPSMPNQADEIISGIQKLITGLNGLDIDGTQKKFDALLGNLNQLMAGDSKDSAGLINSVKDLNVLLDRIAKSTDKDQLNILMRELVATMVSLRQTVTSVQGDTTATLENLRQASEQLNEFTRVASQSPSTLIWGEPPARITPPMNGAQK
- a CDS encoding PqiC family protein encodes the protein MKNFTKFATICLIMTALSACSLPKRPALDTASWMVAPERTGTPYKPRTDLWLKMGPVTTASPFDGKSLVYRLGDQRYEKDFYNIYSALPNEMIGSATRQWLNSAQVFSMTVGQGNSFFPYYILQTSVEEFYGDYRVRPEAVVTVEFFLTATDPKKLNPVIGKNRYTKRVALKDNTPQALVLGQQEALAQILKEYEVALYQYAGNLPKPLGQ
- a CDS encoding SDR family oxidoreductase; this encodes MDLGLKGKVALVMASSRGLGQAMAVSLAREGVKVAVTGRNAEGLKKSVELIEAAGGKALALSWDLTDSSVIDALVTKVEQELGPIDILINNTGGPAPTPAAGQDPALWQKSFNDMVLSLISITDRVLPGMRQRQWGRIITSTTSGAIAPIKNLAISNTLRAALLAWSKTLAAEVAADGITVNVIMPGRVATDRLRQLDEARAQRENVSYDSVVQASLKQIPMGRYGDPQEYGDTAAFLASRNASYITGSVIRVDGGQIQAI